One genomic region from Henningerozyma blattae CBS 6284 chromosome 2, complete genome encodes:
- the FPR1 gene encoding peptidylprolyl isomerase FPR1 (similar to Saccharomyces cerevisiae FPR1 (YNL135C); ancestral locus Anc_2.131), with the protein MSEVIEGNVKIDRLTPGDGSNFPKVGDLVTIHYTGTLENGQKFDSSVDRGSPFQCNIGVGQVIKGWDAAIPKLSVGEKARLTIPGPYAYGPRGFPGLIPPNATLIFDVELLKIN; encoded by the coding sequence ATGTCCGAAGTTATTGAAGGTAATGTTAAAATCGATAGATTGACCCCAGGTGATGGTAGCAACTTCCCAAAGGTCGGTGATTTAGTCACCATCCACTACACTGGTACTTTGGAAAACGGTCAAAAGTTCGACTCTTCTGTTGACAGAGGTTCTCCATTCCAATGTAACATTGGTGTCGGTCAAGTCATCAAGGGTTGGGATGCTGCTATTCCAAAGTTATCTGTCGGTGAAAAGGCTAGATTGACCATTCCAGGCCCATACGCCTATGGTCCACGTGGTTTCCCAGGATTAATCCCACCAAATGCTACTTTGATTTTCGATGTTGAATTGTTAAAGATTAACTAA
- the TBLA0B01180 gene encoding uncharacterized protein gives MVQVQKTAVFSLLCALPQVIDAAKSNPKNDNLAYKQLAGQNGTVTSEESFTSTVPISPSVPVTSPSSQTETQVSTGETLTTPISLTTLSSSSIQTSIFTSGEPQSIPSNSVSTASTQESVSGTSQNSVSTTLSGVSSESSKSLETTNIESTDSSETTQMSETGSAKTTSTGTEKTTKTTNEKTTTVQFASAAVAKTSVAGMLNDVANITMESSDNSTASAAWTFISPNTQQRVNLTSLGGNVSWTGFGPWVYIWSTNGTNVTAINMSDPSTLPSNGTWVIATPHSNSTIESVPNGTIWTGSCGSSSGCKWNTSKVGTKAWNTTWWVNSSTTNEYYWWNWFLWSISQQSNSESSTTEIFQGGERESNEDNVAGSHVQGSGLFGLGGHGVWNSSSWASGGNWGNVSVILNQTTTCRNGTLPGPNGTVISCPWVHTSVEETSTVETTPAQTNTLETNVTTLPWFLNGTLLSELNETLFVRDLEYVDASNSLKIPTWTAVVGLLVSCLI, from the coding sequence ATGGTTCAAGTTCAGAAAACAGctgttttttctttgttatGCGCTTTACCACAAGTCATTGATGCTGCTAAATCAAACCCAAAAAATGACAATTTGGCTTACAAACAACTTGCTGGGCAGAATGGTACTGTAACTTCTGAGGAATCATTCACATCTACAGTTCCAATTAGTCCATCAGTACCTGTCACCTCACCTTCAAGTCAAACAGAAACTCAAGTTTCTACTGGAGAAACTTTAACCACTCCAATTTCTTTGACAACGCTTTCTAGTTCTTCCATTCAAACCTCAATATTTACTTCTGGTGAACCACAATCGATTCCGTCGAATAGTGTGTCAACAGCATCTACTCAAGAATCTGTTTCAGGTACTAGCCAAAATTCAGTGTCTACTACTCTAAGTGGTGTATCTTCCGAATCTAGTAAATCTCTTGAAAcaacaaatattgaatCAACTGATTCTTCTGAAACTACTCAAATGAGTGAGACTGGTAGTGCCAAAACTACGTCAACTGGTACTGAAAAGACAACCAAAACTACAAATGAAAAGACTACAACTGTTCAGTTTGCTTCTGCTGCTGTTGCTAAAACCTCTGTTGCTGGTATGTTGAACGATGTGGCTAATATTACCATGGAAAGTTCCGATAATTCAACTGCTAGTGCTGCATGGACTTTTATTTCTCCAAATACACAGCAAAGAGTGAATTTAACATCTTTAGGTGGTAATGTAAGTTGGACTGGGTTCGGTCCTTGGGTATATATTTGGTCCACTAATGGTACAAATGTTACTGCTATCAACATGAGCGACCCATCAACCTTACCATCCAATGGTACTTGGGTTATCGCTACTCCACATTCCAATTCTACCATTGAAAGTGTTCCAAATGGTACTATTTGGACTGGTAGTTGTGGTTCTTCTTCTGGTTGTAAATGGAATACATCCAAAGTTGGTACTAAAGCATGGAACACTACTTGGTGGGTTAATTCTTCAACTACTAATGAATATTACTGGTGGAATTGGTTTTTATGGAGTATCTCTCAACAATCTAATTCTGAATCATCTACAactgaaatttttcaagGTGGTGAAAGAGAATCGAATGAAGATAATGTTGCAGGCAGCCATGTCCAAGGTTCTGGTTTGTTCGGTTTAGGTGGTCACGGTGTTTGGAACTCATCATCATGGGCAAGTGGTGGCAATTGGGGGAACGTTTCTGTTATCCTAAATCAAACAACTACATGTCGTAACGGTACATTACCAGGTCCAAATGGCACTGTTATATCTTGTCCATGGGTTCATACAAGTGTGGAAGAAACCAGTACTGTTGAGACAACTCCTGCTCAAACTAATACCCTTGAAACTAATGTTACAACACTACCATGGTTCTTAAATGGTACCCTGTTGAgtgaattaaatgaaaccTTGTTTGTTAGAGATTTGGAATATGTCGATGcttctaattctttgaaaataCCAACCTGGACTGCAGTAGTAGGCCTATTGGTATCAtgtttaatttaa
- the TBLA0B01190 gene encoding uncharacterized protein (similar to Saccharomyces cerevisiae EPT1 (YHR123W) and CPT1 (YNL130C); ancestral locus Anc_2.138), translating into MGYFIPQSAINNLKNYKYQSEDHSLISQYVLGPFWRKTATIFPRNMAPNLITLSGFAFILINDITVLYYDPTLTQSSPTWTFYSYALGLFLYQTFDACDGLHARRIGQSGPLGELFDHCIDSINTTLSMLPFCSAFKMGYTWLFPLLQFGLLLNFYLSTWEEYYTQKLYLSSFSGPVEGILSITILFLLKGLFGFEIPWHLPLIQLGTITVEFVCFIYILVGIAIAFNVYTSIKNVQSYYDNHTTSDPTNTNNSAIIQNQQVGLVPFIGFYVSIMLLILVDQRIINLPFILMSGLIIAFMVGRIIVAHLTLQPFPTMGLVSYIPLFQLGLYKILISYYKLDSNLVIMMLTGCGFGLALGIHAMFINEVIYEFTTYLDVYALSIKHPKNV; encoded by the coding sequence ATGGGATATTTTATTCCACAATCTGCTATCaacaatttaaagaattacaaatatCAAAGTGAAGACCATTCATTAATAAGTCAATATGTCCTAGGCCCATTTTGGAGAAAAACGGCTACCATTTTCCCCCGAAATATGGCTCCAAATTTGATCACATTATCAGGTTTTGcctttattttaattaatgatattactGTGCTGTATTACGACCCAACTTTAACACAATCGTCTCCAACATGGACATTTTACTCGTATGCTTTAGGATTATTTTTGTATCAAACATTTGATGCATGTGATGGGTTACACGCTAGACGTATTGGACAATCAGGTCCATTAGGCGAATTGTTTGATCATTGTATCGATTCTATAAATACAACACTCTCTATGCTACCATTTTGTTCTGCTTTCAAAATGGGATATACTTGGTTATTTCCTTTGCTTCAATTTGGGTTGCTATTAAATTTCTATTTGTCAACTTGGGAAGAATATTATACTCAGAAATTATATCTAAGTTCATTCTCGGGCCCTGTTGAAGGTATATTATCTATTACTATACTTTTCTTATTAAAAGGACTTTTTGGTTTTGAAATTCCATGGCATCTCCCCTTAATTCAATTAGGCACAATTACCGTTGAATTTGTATgctttatttatattttagtGGGAATTGCAATTGCATTCAATGTGTATACAAGTATAAAAAATGTACAATCTTATTATGATAACCATACTACATCCGACCCTACCAACACCAACAATAGTGCAATAATTCAAAACCAGCAAGTCGGCTTAGTACCATTTATTGGATTCTATGTGTCAATTATGCTATTGATATTAGTTGATCAACgcattattaatttaccatttattttaatgagCGGGCTAATTATAGCTTTCATGGTAGGACGTATTATTGTAGCCCATCTTACATTACAACCTTTCCCAACTATGGGGTTAGTCTCTTATATCCCTCTCTTCCAACTTGGGCtgtataaaattttaatatcttacTATAAACTGGATTCAAATTTAGTTATCATGATGTTAACAGGTTGTGGGTTTGGTTTAGCACTTGGCATTCACGCAATGTTTATTAATGAAGTGATTTATGAATTTACCACTTATTTAGATGTTTATGCATTGTCGATTAAGCACCCAAAGAATGTTTAG
- the CIA2 gene encoding iron-sulfur cluster assembly protein CIA2 (similar to Saccharomyces cerevisiae YHR122W; ancestral locus Anc_2.139), with product MSDYLNENPDVLETNQLPTREEDDELNNYLSNGIQNKNGLERRKLLLKMDRSLESQVLKDVELLDRLLLLNSITESTSDEESDENLKSLTQSTHLIQDTIDPIDAQEIYDLTAYIQDPEHPLTLGQLSIVNLEDIQVHDTGNQKEMAEVVIHITPTITHCSLATLIGLGIRVRLERALPPRFRITILLKKGTHQSENQVNKQLNDKERVTAACENEQLLNVVSNMLSTCK from the coding sequence ATGTctgattatttaaatgaaaatccTGATGTATTGGAAACAAACCAACTTCCAACAagagaagaagatgatgaattgaataattatctATCAAATGgtatacaaaataaaaatggattggaaagaagaaaattattactaaaGATGGATAGATCCTTAGAATCCCAAGTCCTGAAGGAtgttgaattattagatagaTTATTACTTCTGAATTCTATAACGGAATCAACATCAGATGAAGAATCCGATGAAAATCTTAAATCACTCACACAATCTACACATCTTATCCAGGACACGATAGATCCTATTGATGCTCAAGAAATTTACGATCTTACGGCATACATTCAAGATCCAGAACATCCTTTAACTTTGGGTCAATTATCTATTGTTAATTTGGAAGATATTCAAGTTCATGACACAGGAAACCAAAAAGAAATGGCTGAAGTTGTTATTCATATAACTCCAACTATTACTCATTGTTCTTTAGCTACATTAATTGGTCTTGGAATAAGAGTAAGATTAGAGAGAGCATTACCACCAAGATTTAGAATTACAATTCTATTAAAGAAGGGCACTCATCAAAGTGAAAATCAAGTAAACAAACAATTAAACGATAAGGAGCGTGTAACTGCTGCTTGTGAAAATGAACAGTTATTAAATGTTGTTTCCAACATGTTAAGCACTtgcaaataa